Proteins encoded together in one Calditrichota bacterium window:
- a CDS encoding T9SS type A sorting domain-containing protein, which translates to MIGRILIALLFVCIAFINSFAFPAKVKVMGPVAMDGTEEVTATALQRVPGHSLDDEGGTPNSTYYVAGTTWYDYQTNGTHGKTIAVDPFGNVHVAWTKGEQEGSADRHVYYNCFSAEADSFLYPGGIRVNLGSRAGFCNVAAWENGFGFPAYHDIPISNPHAVAAIDFDTCSAAFTGFEVPYPAGEPQIIWPHIDMDIDGKIHMVATESGGASAEYYARGVPAYENGYGLAIDWEQEFETPWEEASFITIDVACSRLTNRVAVAWIADPVDPVGFLDDENILLKISEDGGLNWGETISVTNLPPNDTTCCSTGGDYATCVGDTFRPWLDLSLIMDDDDNVHVAFTAQAYFAVDESCVPGPYGLIYATMWHWGEDREMYSLINQAYYINDSLANGLGVNNLMCQRPSLAIDTTNGYLYCSFQQFDSVAYSDLLYPMGEFYMSVSTDNGLTWALPTNVSNTPGMPNQPTGNDPSERDINTAKYISNGEIHTLYMHDYACGSAVSANGAEGPATLNDMIYMRIPVGDIPTLPLQEIWAFHADSSGFPDTTSSAVGDRAELPGEMMLHQNYPNPFNPTTNIQFDLAKAGNVKLAVFDVTGRQVATLVDETMNAGAHVVTFDGSGFASGVYFSLLDFDGTSMTRKMVLLK; encoded by the coding sequence ATGATAGGGCGAATCCTGATCGCGTTACTATTTGTTTGTATTGCATTTATAAACTCCTTTGCGTTTCCCGCAAAGGTCAAGGTCATGGGCCCGGTCGCCATGGATGGGACTGAGGAGGTAACAGCCACTGCCCTGCAGCGTGTCCCGGGACATAGTTTGGATGACGAAGGTGGTACTCCCAATTCGACATACTATGTGGCGGGAACGACGTGGTATGACTACCAGACCAACGGCACGCACGGCAAGACCATCGCCGTTGATCCGTTTGGCAATGTGCACGTAGCATGGACGAAAGGTGAGCAGGAAGGCTCCGCCGACCGGCACGTCTATTACAATTGTTTCAGTGCCGAAGCCGACAGCTTTTTGTATCCGGGCGGCATCCGCGTAAATCTTGGTTCCCGTGCCGGTTTTTGCAATGTCGCCGCATGGGAAAACGGATTTGGATTCCCGGCCTATCATGATATTCCGATCAGCAATCCGCACGCTGTCGCGGCGATCGATTTTGACACTTGTTCGGCAGCCTTCACGGGCTTTGAAGTTCCTTATCCCGCCGGAGAACCGCAAATCATCTGGCCGCATATCGACATGGATATTGATGGCAAAATCCACATGGTGGCCACCGAAAGCGGCGGAGCCAGCGCGGAGTATTATGCGCGCGGCGTGCCGGCGTACGAAAACGGTTACGGATTGGCCATCGACTGGGAACAAGAATTTGAAACACCGTGGGAAGAAGCGTCGTTCATCACGATTGACGTCGCTTGTTCGCGGCTGACCAACCGCGTCGCTGTGGCATGGATTGCCGATCCCGTTGATCCAGTCGGCTTCCTTGACGACGAGAATATCCTGCTCAAGATCTCCGAAGACGGCGGCCTCAACTGGGGTGAAACGATCTCTGTGACGAACCTTCCGCCGAATGATACGACGTGCTGTTCGACCGGTGGCGACTACGCGACCTGCGTGGGGGACACGTTCCGTCCGTGGCTCGATCTGTCTTTGATCATGGATGACGATGACAACGTGCACGTTGCGTTCACGGCACAAGCCTACTTCGCGGTCGATGAAAGTTGTGTTCCCGGACCGTACGGGTTGATTTACGCGACCATGTGGCATTGGGGCGAAGACCGCGAGATGTACAGCCTCATCAACCAAGCCTATTACATAAACGATTCTTTGGCCAACGGCCTCGGCGTCAACAATCTGATGTGTCAACGTCCGAGTTTGGCCATTGACACGACAAACGGGTATCTCTACTGTTCGTTCCAGCAATTTGATTCGGTCGCTTACAGTGATTTGCTCTATCCGATGGGCGAGTTTTACATGAGTGTCTCGACGGACAACGGCTTGACGTGGGCACTGCCGACCAACGTGTCGAACACTCCGGGCATGCCCAATCAGCCGACAGGAAATGATCCCAGCGAGCGCGATATCAACACTGCCAAGTACATTTCGAACGGCGAAATTCACACGCTGTACATGCACGACTATGCGTGCGGCAGCGCGGTCTCTGCCAATGGAGCGGAAGGTCCCGCGACGTTGAACGACATGATCTACATGCGTATACCCGTCGGTGATATTCCGACTCTGCCGCTGCAGGAAATTTGGGCGTTCCATGCCGATTCTTCGGGCTTCCCGGATACCACAAGTTCTGCAGTCGGCGACCGTGCCGAATTGCCGGGCGAAATGATGCTTCATCAAAACTACCCGAATCCGTTCAATCCTACGACGAATATTCAGTTTGATTTGGCCAAGGCCGGAAATGTCAAACTCGCGGTGTTCGATGTGACAGGCCGCCAAGTTGCGACGCTCGTGGATGAAACGATGAATGCGGGCGCGCATGTTGTGACCTTCGACGGTAGTGGTTTCGCCAGCGGAGTCTATTTCTCCCTGCTCGACTTCGACGGCACGTCGATGACACGGAAAATGGTGCTGCTGAAATAA
- a CDS encoding DUF4249 family protein yields MKYISYILLVLFGMFVLTACDDEKPSKYHEEIVVDGFMWVGQRMQISLTKVIPFDQAYYADSVRITGADVFVTVDGVSYPLTEAISGIEGTYAAADSAPLVTKSKAYDLLVAKDGDSLRAHTTSAAALELTDVFLFNVNTGEIRPDPDTLEYGGDYLQMNWTTDSANYAYAVLIEAMDQSKYGESCDFGNDNGPGSYLFAWASRDISGLLLPWITLCYEGPTRLRAFSCDTVWWNYLGSVQFGSTTNDPESNVIGGKGIFCAVGCDTFDVVVTDTIAD; encoded by the coding sequence ATGAAATACATCTCTTATATTCTACTGGTGTTGTTTGGCATGTTTGTGCTCACGGCATGCGACGACGAGAAACCCAGCAAGTACCACGAAGAAATCGTAGTGGACGGATTTATGTGGGTGGGACAGCGCATGCAGATTTCTCTGACCAAAGTGATTCCGTTCGACCAAGCATACTATGCCGATTCGGTGCGCATTACCGGAGCGGACGTTTTTGTAACCGTGGATGGAGTGAGCTATCCCTTGACCGAAGCAATCTCCGGGATCGAAGGGACCTATGCCGCCGCGGACTCGGCTCCGCTCGTAACTAAGAGTAAGGCGTACGACTTGCTGGTTGCCAAGGACGGGGACTCGCTCCGTGCGCATACGACTTCCGCAGCCGCTCTTGAACTCACCGACGTGTTCTTGTTCAACGTCAACACCGGCGAAATTCGTCCCGATCCCGATACGCTGGAGTACGGCGGAGACTACTTGCAAATGAACTGGACGACGGACTCGGCAAACTACGCCTACGCCGTGCTGATTGAAGCGATGGACCAGTCGAAATACGGCGAGAGCTGTGATTTCGGAAATGACAACGGTCCGGGCAGCTATTTGTTTGCTTGGGCCAGCCGGGACATTTCTGGGCTTCTGTTGCCGTGGATTACATTGTGCTACGAGGGCCCGACGCGGCTGCGCGCTTTCTCATGCGATACCGTGTGGTGGAATTACTTAGGCTCCGTGCAATTCGGTTCGACTACCAACGATCCCGAATCCAATGTCATCGGCGGAAAAGGTATCTTCTGCGCTGTCGGCTGTGACACGTTCGATGTTGTCGTGACGGATACGATTGCGGACTGA